A section of the Chryseobacterium ginsenosidimutans genome encodes:
- a CDS encoding DUF5686 family protein codes for MSINNSKYYSLFLFLFFAGLVYAQNSANGRIVDAKTNKEISGVDVFINENSKPALTTTSGNFMVQSDSIIYKLKFLRKSYSLESVDVTPENSTNIFVKLSQEKVGNIQEVVIHNEKPKYKNKKENPAYAIMQEVWKRKRNNGLDKFDTYTYKEYEKIQFDANNLDSAFMKKKIFNKLEFIFDYKDSTASGKIGLPVFLNEAVYENYGENKPSKKTKRLLVAQKTSGFQDNQIITLTAKNLYRDINIYDNTLNYFDIGFPSPVGETGFSTYDYNLVDTISVRGERAFKIRYQPRRTEVLAFQGYLFIDTDSYAVLGATLKSTQKINVNFINGISTELEYDNPDESTFLPRKFVTEIEMTPFSKKKTSKSIIAKRSVDYSEYQFNKPLEDKVFKRTEAEYDEKFVDKDDAYWLKARPDSLSKSEQGIYDMLDKLQQTPKFNRIVKLYETLGSGYYNVKKLGIDIGPIFSIYGKNEIEGDRIRLGARTYFTRNDPWRVQFYTAYGFKDHQVKYGAEGRFMFNRVNRFTLGAGTRRDILQLGVQLTNDDGIMARTFASSTLFARGENASLSSVNQTNVFTSIEPWKNFQIRLDGTMQSISSANPDGFNLMYYKNGALRKTTNDSHFTLSLIARPGAKFSQTGIDRYEHGTLAPTIVLKYTRGVEGIFGSDFNYNKLQFMFYKPVLIGSWGKTLISFEAGKNFNTVPLALQNVIPGNQSYSLAQNTFAQLNYYEFVADTYTTLHLEHHFNGKILSYIPLIKKLKLREIAFIRGAYGTLSDASKAINVEGFKYSAPSEHIYYEYGVGIENIGFGNLRIFRVDFNWRGNYLDRPDISTFGIKAGFQFGF; via the coding sequence ACGCACAAAATTCTGCAAACGGCAGAATCGTAGACGCAAAAACAAATAAAGAAATCAGCGGTGTTGATGTATTCATCAATGAAAATAGCAAACCTGCTTTAACGACGACTTCCGGGAACTTTATGGTTCAGTCCGACAGTATCATTTATAAATTAAAATTTTTAAGAAAAAGCTATTCATTAGAAAGCGTAGATGTTACTCCCGAAAATTCAACAAATATATTTGTGAAGCTGTCGCAGGAAAAAGTCGGCAATATTCAGGAGGTTGTGATCCATAACGAAAAGCCCAAATACAAAAATAAAAAGGAAAATCCTGCTTACGCAATTATGCAGGAAGTATGGAAGAGAAAAAGAAATAACGGATTAGACAAATTTGACACCTACACTTACAAAGAATACGAGAAAATTCAGTTTGATGCCAATAATCTTGACAGCGCATTTATGAAGAAAAAAATCTTTAATAAACTTGAATTTATTTTTGATTATAAAGATTCTACAGCAAGCGGAAAAATTGGTCTCCCTGTTTTCTTAAATGAAGCCGTCTATGAAAATTACGGTGAAAATAAACCTTCAAAAAAAACAAAAAGACTTTTAGTTGCTCAAAAAACATCAGGTTTTCAGGATAACCAGATTATTACTTTAACAGCAAAAAATCTTTATCGTGATATCAATATTTACGACAATACCTTAAATTACTTTGATATCGGATTTCCGAGTCCGGTTGGAGAGACCGGGTTTAGTACTTATGATTACAATTTAGTTGATACCATTTCCGTACGCGGAGAAAGAGCTTTTAAAATAAGATATCAGCCGAGAAGAACCGAAGTTCTGGCCTTTCAGGGTTATCTTTTTATCGATACCGACAGTTACGCTGTATTAGGAGCAACTTTGAAATCAACACAAAAAATCAATGTCAATTTCATTAATGGAATTTCAACAGAACTGGAATATGATAATCCTGATGAAAGCACTTTTTTACCCAGAAAATTCGTTACAGAAATAGAAATGACTCCGTTTTCTAAAAAGAAAACATCAAAAAGTATTATTGCTAAAAGGTCTGTTGATTATTCAGAATACCAATTCAACAAACCTTTAGAAGATAAAGTCTTTAAAAGAACAGAAGCAGAATATGATGAGAAATTCGTAGATAAAGATGATGCTTATTGGCTAAAAGCAAGGCCGGATTCACTATCAAAAAGCGAACAGGGAATTTATGATATGCTCGATAAACTTCAGCAGACTCCAAAATTCAACAGAATCGTAAAACTATACGAAACTTTGGGTTCAGGTTATTACAATGTGAAGAAATTAGGCATTGATATAGGCCCTATCTTCTCTATTTACGGCAAAAATGAAATAGAAGGCGACAGAATAAGATTGGGAGCAAGAACATATTTTACAAGAAATGACCCTTGGAGAGTTCAGTTTTACACCGCCTACGGTTTTAAAGATCATCAGGTAAAATATGGTGCAGAAGGAAGGTTCATGTTTAACAGAGTCAACCGATTTACCCTCGGTGCAGGAACAAGAAGAGACATCTTACAGTTGGGGGTTCAACTGACGAATGACGACGGAATTATGGCAAGAACATTTGCTTCGTCAACACTCTTTGCGAGAGGAGAAAACGCTTCATTAAGTTCTGTAAATCAAACCAATGTATTCACATCCATCGAGCCATGGAAAAACTTCCAGATCAGACTGGACGGGACAATGCAAAGTATAAGCTCTGCCAATCCTGATGGATTTAACCTGATGTATTATAAAAACGGAGCGTTAAGAAAAACTACGAATGATTCTCACTTTACTCTTAGTTTAATTGCAAGACCGGGTGCAAAATTCTCACAAACCGGAATCGACAGATACGAACACGGAACACTAGCTCCGACAATTGTTTTAAAATACACAAGAGGTGTTGAAGGAATATTCGGCTCAGATTTTAACTACAATAAACTACAGTTTATGTTCTATAAACCTGTGTTAATCGGAAGTTGGGGTAAAACATTAATCAGCTTTGAGGCCGGAAAAAACTTTAATACCGTTCCTTTGGCATTGCAGAATGTAATCCCCGGAAACCAGTCTTACAGCTTAGCACAGAATACTTTTGCTCAGCTTAATTATTATGAATTTGTCGCCGACACTTATACAACACTTCATTTGGAGCATCATTTTAACGGCAAAATACTTTCTTACATCCCTTTGATTAAGAAATTAAAGTTAAGAGAAATTGCATTCATCAGAGGAGCTTACGGAACTTTAAGCGATGCTTCGAAAGCCATCAACGTAGAAGGATTCAAATATTCTGCACCGAGCGAACATATCTATTACGAATATGGCGTTGGAATTGAAAATATTGGCTTCGGAAATCTTAGAATTTTCAGAGTAGACTTCAACTGGCGAGGGAATTATCTCGATCGACCTGACATTTCAACTTTTGGGATCAAAGCAGGATTCCAATTTGGATTTTAA
- a CDS encoding bacteriocin-like protein, whose protein sequence is MKNLKKIKREELKNVMGGIAPVKECLPCNIYCSIPEGERPPCNIVYIVAHCNGCKDYPAES, encoded by the coding sequence ATGAAAAATTTAAAGAAAATCAAAAGGGAAGAACTTAAAAATGTAATGGGAGGAATTGCTCCGGTAAAAGAATGTCTGCCATGTAATATTTACTGCAGTATTCCGGAAGGCGAAAGACCACCATGTAATATTGTCTATATTGTAGCCCACTGTAACGGTTGCAAAGATTATCCTGCTGAGTCATAA
- a CDS encoding bacteriocin-like protein, with protein MKNLKKLTKKNLKNINGGAEKCPPLASWCTEWCTWSAWQKVHCLNAVLDVMPCDC; from the coding sequence ATGAAAAATTTAAAAAAATTGACAAAGAAGAATTTAAAAAACATTAATGGAGGTGCTGAAAAATGTCCTCCTCTGGCAAGCTGGTGTACAGAATGGTGTACTTGGTCTGCATGGCAAAAAGTACATTGCTTAAATGCGGTTCTTGATGTTATGCCATGTGATTGCTAA
- the rpmA gene encoding 50S ribosomal protein L27 translates to MAHKKGVGSSKNGRESHSKRLGVKIFGGQEAIAGNIIIRQRGTQHHPGTNVGMGKDHTLFALVDGKVVFRKKANNRSFVSVEPNA, encoded by the coding sequence ATGGCACACAAGAAAGGAGTCGGTAGTTCCAAGAACGGTAGAGAATCTCACTCTAAAAGGTTAGGTGTGAAGATCTTCGGAGGACAAGAAGCTATTGCCGGAAACATTATTATCAGACAAAGAGGTACGCAACACCACCCAGGTACTAACGTGGGAATGGGTAAAGATCACACTTTGTTTGCTCTAGTAGACGGGAAAGTAGTTTTCAGAAAGAAAGCAAACAACAGATCTTTCGTATCTGTAGAACCAAACGCATAA
- the rplU gene encoding 50S ribosomal protein L21, whose amino-acid sequence MFAIVEIAGLQYKVEQDQKLFVNRLKGDKGGKVSFDKVLLTVNGAITVGAPAVSGITVEAEILDHLKADKVIVFKKKRRKGYQVKNGHRQSLTQIQITGITGFEGAPKKAAKKETAKAEILSDNETVNFGEDHELNYHLKKNNLSQSKENRETLITLGKAVKVELEKTVLTHAELDAAIVKNIDTFKALNK is encoded by the coding sequence ATGTTTGCAATTGTAGAAATAGCAGGGCTTCAATACAAAGTTGAGCAAGACCAGAAGTTGTTTGTGAACCGTTTAAAAGGAGACAAAGGAGGAAAAGTTTCTTTCGATAAAGTACTTCTTACTGTAAACGGAGCAATCACTGTAGGCGCCCCAGCTGTAAGCGGAATCACTGTGGAAGCAGAGATTCTTGACCACCTAAAAGCTGATAAAGTAATCGTTTTCAAAAAGAAAAGAAGAAAAGGTTACCAAGTAAAAAATGGTCACAGACAATCTTTAACTCAAATTCAGATCACTGGTATCACAGGTTTTGAAGGAGCTCCAAAGAAAGCTGCTAAAAAAGAAACTGCTAAAGCAGAAATTCTTTCAGACAACGAAACTGTTAACTTCGGTGAAGATCACGAGTTGAACTATCACTTAAAGAAAAACAACTTATCTCAGTCTAAAGAAAACAGAGAAACTTTAATTACTTTAGGTAAAGCAGTTAAAGTTGAATTAGAAAAGACAGTTCTTACTCATGCAGAATTAGATGCTGCTATCGTAAAGAACATTGATACTTTTAAAGCGTTAAATAAATAA
- a CDS encoding metalloprotease codes for MKRNFNFRILAGAFAALLLSACNNDTLETPVQPEQQTENLKIDQPNELEKVCYYVDQYWSSSSVLATSLQNSTDTNFMNSQMTKIATMWGRSNPTLRFVNDPSNFNSTYNAISYSTGKIYYGYAIYYDAKSKGGDIVNAMILAHEYGHQLQYIFGLPSVSESTARPNELEADGFAGYYLRRPNGYNQTSFAQIAAAYEFAQSIGDYQTTSPGHHGTPPQRRSAVRLGFLLGQYSLSAADFDYNFFYYYQGVLNGTYKMGKNSQNPEIDAYMSQYIDELRKIQNGEISAEEF; via the coding sequence ATGAAAAGAAACTTTAATTTCCGCATACTTGCGGGAGCATTTGCTGCACTTCTATTGTCAGCATGTAACAATGACACTCTGGAAACCCCTGTGCAACCAGAACAACAGACAGAAAACCTAAAAATTGACCAGCCAAACGAGCTTGAAAAAGTATGTTATTATGTAGATCAGTACTGGAGCTCTTCGTCTGTTTTGGCTACTTCTCTACAAAATTCTACCGACACCAATTTTATGAATTCTCAAATGACCAAAATTGCAACCATGTGGGGAAGAAGCAATCCTACGTTGAGATTCGTGAATGATCCTTCGAATTTTAATTCAACTTACAACGCAATTTCTTATTCAACAGGGAAAATATACTATGGTTATGCTATCTATTATGATGCAAAATCAAAAGGCGGAGACATTGTCAATGCAATGATCTTAGCCCACGAATACGGTCATCAACTGCAATATATCTTCGGATTGCCTTCCGTGAGCGAATCTACGGCAAGACCAAATGAATTAGAAGCCGATGGTTTTGCAGGATATTATTTAAGAAGACCAAATGGATACAATCAAACAAGTTTTGCGCAGATTGCCGCTGCATATGAATTTGCTCAAAGCATCGGAGATTATCAGACAACCAGTCCGGGACATCACGGAACGCCTCCACAAAGAAGATCTGCGGTTCGTCTTGGATTCCTTTTGGGGCAATACAGCCTTTCTGCTGCTGACTTTGATTATAATTTCTTCTATTATTATCAGGGAGTTTTAAATGGAACTTACAAAATGGGGAAAAACAGCCAGAATCCTGAAATTGATGCTTACATGAGTCAATACATCGACGAATTGAGAAAAATCCAGAACGGAGAAATTTCTGCAGAAGAATTTTAA
- a CDS encoding acyltransferase family protein has product MNRDLYIDFAKGVATLSIVFIHTAFWSGQFYIPAEIRVFSLVFDVALFYALSGITSGANIEKTLYRLLKLQITYMIFVTFLFFLDYFFKVFGLTFFSLEWLQSFYSTFGSKYATTNVSTVPQWQNLGNWYLHQYTNADTFPVVMGSFWYLKVYYILTVFGVLILRFFPKHINWFIGLCIALTLIFNIFPEIYPAGQVGYVAFYMTVFLVGNKMKGKTIPVKIIPVLYGIVAAALVWMFWFYGSEIFYKINKNKFPPKIPYIIWSSFSLVTLFIFYNRLKIKKESFITHIGKNAIFFYFAQGISSSLVYFLVVPLKENMTWWALMILIYIVNIILAFIISLGLKKVDKLGWKTLELLRIKTAS; this is encoded by the coding sequence ATGAACAGAGACCTTTATATTGATTTTGCAAAAGGAGTTGCGACGCTTTCAATTGTATTTATTCACACGGCTTTCTGGTCGGGACAGTTTTATATTCCGGCTGAGATAAGAGTATTTTCTCTGGTTTTCGATGTTGCTTTATTTTATGCCCTAAGCGGAATTACTTCTGGCGCAAATATTGAAAAAACGCTTTACAGATTACTAAAATTACAGATAACCTACATGATTTTTGTAACTTTTTTATTCTTTTTAGATTACTTTTTTAAAGTTTTTGGTCTCACTTTTTTCTCTTTAGAATGGCTGCAGAGTTTTTATTCGACATTTGGATCAAAATATGCTACAACTAATGTTTCTACAGTTCCGCAATGGCAGAATCTCGGGAATTGGTATCTTCACCAATACACCAATGCAGATACATTCCCGGTGGTAATGGGAAGTTTCTGGTATCTGAAAGTTTATTACATTTTGACAGTATTCGGAGTTTTAATTTTGAGGTTCTTTCCGAAACATATCAATTGGTTTATTGGGCTTTGTATTGCTTTAACTTTAATATTCAATATTTTCCCTGAAATTTATCCTGCAGGACAAGTTGGTTATGTTGCTTTTTACATGACCGTTTTCTTAGTTGGCAATAAAATGAAAGGAAAAACCATTCCTGTGAAGATAATCCCTGTGCTTTACGGAATCGTTGCTGCTGCCTTAGTCTGGATGTTCTGGTTCTATGGAAGCGAAATTTTCTACAAAATCAATAAAAATAAATTCCCCCCGAAAATTCCCTATATAATTTGGAGCTCATTCTCTTTAGTTACCTTATTTATTTTCTATAACCGACTAAAGATCAAAAAAGAAAGCTTCATAACACATATAGGAAAGAATGCCATATTTTTCTATTTCGCACAGGGAATAAGTTCTTCTTTAGTGTATTTTCTGGTTGTTCCTTTAAAAGAAAATATGACTTGGTGGGCTTTAATGATCTTAATTTATATTGTAAATATTATACTGGCCTTCATCATTTCGCTGGGATTGAAAAAGGTTGATAAGTTGGGTTGGAAAACTTTAGAGCTTTTAAGAATAAAAACAGCTTCTTAA
- a CDS encoding tRNA-(ms[2]io[6]A)-hydroxylase, translating into MFKLKLPTDPRWANIAEGNIQEILTDHAWCEQKAATNAISLIIMLSEYPEIVTELLAIAQEELDHFNQVHEIIKKRGYTFGKARKDDYVNELAKFVIQGTREKLIIDKLLFAAMIEARSCERFKVLTENIKDEELKTFYKELMISEANHYTTFIGFARQMGDVESVNKRWEEWLEHEAKVIQSYGKSETIHG; encoded by the coding sequence ATGTTTAAGTTGAAACTTCCTACAGATCCAAGATGGGCAAATATTGCGGAAGGAAACATTCAGGAAATTTTGACCGATCATGCATGGTGTGAGCAAAAAGCAGCAACCAACGCGATCAGCCTCATTATAATGCTCTCGGAATATCCCGAAATCGTTACTGAACTTCTTGCCATTGCGCAGGAAGAGCTTGATCATTTTAACCAGGTACATGAAATAATTAAGAAAAGAGGCTACACTTTCGGGAAAGCCAGAAAAGATGATTATGTAAATGAGCTTGCAAAATTTGTAATACAGGGAACCAGAGAGAAACTCATCATCGATAAATTACTTTTTGCAGCAATGATTGAAGCAAGAAGCTGTGAAAGATTTAAAGTATTGACAGAAAATATAAAAGACGAAGAATTAAAAACTTTTTATAAAGAATTAATGATTTCCGAAGCCAATCATTACACTACATTTATCGGTTTTGCAAGACAAATGGGAGATGTAGAATCCGTAAATAAACGTTGGGAAGAGTGGCTGGAACATGAAGCAAAAGTCATTCAGTCTTACGGAAAAAGTGAAACCATTCACGGATAA
- a CDS encoding DUF502 domain-containing protein — protein sequence MKKLTFENIANFFLKNFFQGLVIIGPIGLTVFVIWYVITSIDNIIPSVAKEIPGLVFISIILITALLGFLGNKFVVGRFFFDTMDSLLEKTPGVKHIYTPTKDVMSSFVGDKKKFNDPVWVKTNENPEIWRIGFLTQKEMADVEKHNYVAVYLPHSYAISGWVIVTEEKNIKPVVGMTAASAMKFAVSGGVAGFHSDENIFKAPE from the coding sequence TTGAAAAAACTGACGTTTGAAAATATTGCCAATTTCTTCCTGAAAAATTTCTTTCAGGGATTAGTAATCATCGGCCCCATCGGGTTGACGGTTTTTGTTATTTGGTATGTCATTACTTCTATTGACAATATTATTCCGTCTGTGGCAAAGGAAATTCCGGGATTAGTTTTTATATCAATTATTTTAATAACCGCACTTTTAGGATTTTTAGGAAATAAATTTGTTGTCGGAAGATTCTTTTTCGATACAATGGACAGTTTATTGGAAAAAACTCCTGGAGTAAAGCACATTTATACGCCTACAAAAGACGTAATGTCATCATTCGTAGGAGATAAGAAAAAATTCAATGATCCGGTCTGGGTAAAGACCAATGAAAACCCCGAAATCTGGAGAATCGGGTTTTTAACTCAAAAGGAAATGGCAGACGTTGAAAAACATAACTATGTAGCCGTATATCTTCCTCACTCCTACGCAATTTCCGGCTGGGTAATTGTGACCGAAGAAAAAAACATCAAGCCTGTTGTAGGTATGACAGCTGCTTCTGCAATGAAATTTGCGGTAAGTGGAGGTGTTGCAGGATTCCATTCTGATGAAAATATTTTCAAAGCACCTGAATAA
- a CDS encoding tryptophanase: MNLPYAEPFRIKMVEEIRQSTREEREQWLKQANYNLFNLKSSQVFIDLLTDSGTGAMSDRQWGALMTGDESYAGSRSFEELHQTVQNITGFKYLLPTHQGRAAENVLFSVLVKDGDVVPGNSHFDTTKGHIEFRKAHAIDCTIDEAFDINDLHPFKGNIDLEKLEEVYKSHPKEKIPFCLITITCNSSGGQPVSLENMKAVRELSNKYGVPVFFDSARFAENAYFIKKREKGQENRTIKEICKEVFSYGDGMTMSSKKDGLVNIGGFIALNSEEVFRKASSFTIIYEGFITYGGMAGRDMAALAVGLNEATEFAYLESRISQVEYLGHKLIEYGIPVQKPIGGHAVFIDSLNFLPKVSRAEYPAQTLGLEIYKEAGIRTVEIGTLLADRDPKTRENRYPKLELVRLAIPRRTYTNNHMDYIAAAIKNVYERRDEIAKGYKITWEPELLRHFTVQLEEA; this comes from the coding sequence ATGAATTTACCGTACGCGGAACCTTTCCGTATTAAAATGGTTGAAGAAATTCGTCAATCAACAAGAGAAGAAAGAGAACAGTGGCTTAAGCAAGCAAATTATAACCTATTCAACTTAAAATCTTCACAAGTATTTATTGATCTTCTGACAGATTCCGGAACCGGAGCAATGTCTGACAGACAATGGGGAGCTTTAATGACAGGAGACGAAAGCTATGCCGGCTCACGCTCGTTTGAAGAATTGCACCAAACGGTACAAAATATTACCGGCTTCAAATATCTTCTGCCAACTCACCAGGGAAGAGCTGCTGAAAACGTTTTATTTTCAGTGTTAGTAAAAGACGGCGATGTGGTTCCCGGGAATTCACATTTTGATACAACAAAAGGACATATTGAATTTAGAAAAGCTCATGCAATTGACTGTACGATTGACGAAGCTTTTGATATTAATGACTTGCATCCATTCAAAGGAAATATCGATCTTGAGAAACTGGAAGAAGTTTATAAAAGTCATCCAAAAGAAAAAATACCTTTTTGTTTAATTACAATTACCTGTAACTCTTCCGGAGGGCAACCCGTTTCTTTAGAAAATATGAAGGCTGTAAGAGAACTTTCAAATAAATATGGAGTTCCGGTTTTCTTTGATTCGGCAAGATTTGCAGAAAATGCTTATTTCATCAAAAAAAGAGAAAAAGGACAGGAAAACAGGACTATCAAAGAGATCTGTAAAGAAGTTTTTTCTTACGGAGACGGTATGACGATGAGTTCTAAAAAAGACGGTCTTGTTAATATCGGTGGATTTATTGCCCTGAATAGCGAAGAAGTTTTCAGAAAGGCTTCAAGTTTTACCATTATTTATGAAGGATTTATTACTTACGGAGGTATGGCAGGAAGAGACATGGCTGCTTTGGCAGTTGGTCTTAATGAAGCTACGGAATTTGCTTATCTGGAAAGCAGAATTTCTCAGGTTGAATATCTTGGTCACAAATTAATTGAATACGGAATTCCTGTTCAGAAGCCAATCGGGGGACATGCTGTTTTTATTGACTCTTTAAACTTTTTACCAAAAGTTTCGCGTGCAGAATATCCTGCGCAGACTTTGGGTCTCGAGATTTACAAAGAAGCAGGAATCAGAACTGTGGAAATCGGAACTTTATTAGCAGACAGAGATCCTAAAACAAGAGAGAACCGTTATCCTAAGCTTGAATTGGTTCGTCTAGCTATTCCTAGAAGAACATATACAAACAACCATATGGATTATATAGCCGCTGCCATCAAAAACGTTTACGAAAGACGCGATGAGATTGCAAAAGGATACAAAATCACATGGGAGCCAGAATTATTAAGACATTTTACTGTGCAGTTAGAAGAAGCATAA
- a CDS encoding PQQ-dependent sugar dehydrogenase, translating to MKLNRFYISALSLFLILSCKQNTANAQEIGNNRSVETKEPNSDYKPAFPGQTRIKAVKTSTAYNVEVLNKDLGRPWGIINLPDGKFLITDKKGYINVVSADGKQVSKIEGFPKVDSKGQGGMLDVALDPDFETNSIIYFSFSEPYEKGNHTAVGKGMLSQDLKNISDVKVIFRATPTYNGDKHYGSRLAFDKDGNLFVSTGERSDKETRVYAQKTDNYLGKILKITKDGKPAPENPFIGKPGYKPEIYAYGIRNPQGLAIDPNGNLWDVEMGPRGGDEINLIKPGKNYGWGDVTYGIEYSGEKINNGTTQKEGTEQPVYYWDPVISPSGVTFYTGNIDEWKGNLMIGCLSGEHINRIVIKENKVVGEERLLADQKERFRDVLNGNDGNLYAVTDSGKLYKISKK from the coding sequence ATGAAATTAAACAGATTTTATATTTCTGCATTAAGTTTATTTTTAATTTTATCTTGTAAACAAAATACAGCCAACGCACAGGAAATTGGAAACAATAGAAGCGTTGAGACAAAAGAACCAAATTCTGATTACAAACCTGCATTTCCCGGACAGACAAGGATAAAAGCCGTGAAAACCTCAACAGCTTATAATGTTGAAGTGTTAAACAAAGATCTGGGAAGGCCTTGGGGAATTATCAATTTACCGGACGGGAAATTCTTAATTACAGATAAAAAAGGATATATAAATGTTGTTTCCGCAGACGGAAAACAGGTTTCAAAAATTGAAGGCTTTCCAAAAGTTGATTCAAAAGGGCAGGGTGGAATGCTTGATGTTGCTCTTGATCCTGATTTTGAAACAAATAGCATCATTTATTTCAGTTTTTCAGAGCCTTATGAAAAAGGAAATCACACGGCAGTTGGAAAAGGAATGCTTTCTCAGGATTTAAAGAACATTTCTGATGTAAAAGTTATTTTCAGGGCAACTCCGACTTATAACGGTGACAAACATTACGGAAGTCGATTGGCATTTGATAAAGATGGAAATTTGTTCGTAAGCACAGGTGAAAGATCGGATAAAGAAACAAGAGTTTATGCTCAGAAAACAGATAATTATTTAGGTAAAATTTTAAAAATAACAAAAGACGGAAAACCTGCTCCCGAAAATCCTTTTATCGGAAAACCGGGATATAAACCTGAAATCTACGCTTACGGAATCAGAAATCCTCAAGGATTGGCAATTGATCCCAACGGGAATCTTTGGGATGTAGAAATGGGGCCAAGAGGTGGTGATGAAATTAATTTAATAAAGCCAGGGAAAAATTATGGTTGGGGAGATGTAACGTATGGAATTGAATATTCAGGGGAGAAAATTAATAACGGAACAACGCAAAAAGAAGGAACAGAACAGCCTGTTTATTATTGGGATCCTGTAATCTCACCCAGTGGAGTTACTTTCTACACAGGAAATATTGATGAATGGAAAGGAAATTTAATGATAGGATGTTTAAGCGGCGAACATATCAACAGGATTGTAATAAAAGAGAACAAAGTTGTTGGTGAAGAGCGCCTTTTGGCTGATCAGAAAGAAAGGTTCCGTGATGTTTTGAATGGAAATGACGGAAATTTGTATGCTGTGACGGATAGTGGTAAATTATATAAGATTTCAAAAAAATAA
- a CDS encoding BlaI/MecI/CopY family transcriptional regulator — protein MKEIKLTDSEKDLMEILWEKERIFMKDILESYPEPKPATTTVATLLKRMQNKDLVGYKLYGNSREYFPKVAKGEYFKEEMSSMIDRFFNSSVSQFASFFTANTKLSQKQLKELREIIDQQIDQK, from the coding sequence ATGAAAGAAATAAAACTCACCGATTCCGAAAAAGACCTCATGGAAATTCTTTGGGAAAAAGAAAGAATTTTCATGAAAGATATTTTAGAATCTTATCCTGAGCCAAAACCAGCGACTACAACCGTTGCCACACTTCTGAAAAGAATGCAGAACAAAGATCTTGTTGGCTACAAATTGTATGGAAATTCCCGAGAATACTTTCCGAAAGTTGCCAAAGGGGAATATTTCAAGGAAGAAATGTCTTCCATGATTGATCGTTTTTTCAATAGTTCCGTCTCTCAGTTTGCTTCATTTTTTACTGCAAATACAAAACTGTCACAAAAACAACTGAAAGAACTAAGAGAGATTATCGACCAGCAAATCGACCAAAAATGA